The Radiobacillus deserti genomic interval ACGGTGTTTTTTAATTACTATATATTATCTTGCAATAAGAGACATTTCATGATAATTTTTATAATGAACGTTCAATATAAAAAAGGGGTAGTCATATGAAAAAGTCACAAAAAAAAGAATCCATTTTGAATACGGCTGAAAAACTATTTTATCAGCACGGTTTTCATGCAATTGGTGTGAAATCTATATTGGAACAAGCCGGAGTGGCACCAATGACTATGTACTACCATTTCAACTCAAAAGAAGATCTAATCAAAGAAATATTAGTGCGAAGAGAAGATCAATATCTTCAATTGATAGAAGATAACGTTAAAAGGGAAGACGGAATTAATTCATATATAAAGTCTCTAATCAAGATACACTTAGATTGGATAGAGTCGGATAGTTTTAATGGATGCTTATTCTTAAGAGCAAAGCAGGAGTACCAAGGTGTAAACGAGGAAATATCTTCGCTAAGTAGGGAACATAAAAAAACACTGCTAAACATAATTGAACATGATTTAAAGCTAATTCATGTTCCTAAATCACTTGGTATCCAATTACTTATTATACTAGAGGGGTTAACTTCAATAGCCCAAATCCAGCCAATAGATGAAGTAAAGGAAGCTGCAAATGGTTTAATAAAAAGTATATATGATGCTTGGAAATGAAATAGTGAGAGGGAAACTAATGTCGAACATTGTTCCCTATTTTTTTACTCATTTATTATAATGAACGTTATATATAAAAGAGGTGGTTGATATGTATGAAAAGAAATTGATTGTTGTTGGTTTACCTATGATTGCTGTAACGTATGGTTTATCTCGGTTTAGTTATGGTTTAATGCTTCCATATATTAATAAAACGATGAACATGGCACAGTCCACTATCGGTGTCGTTTCGTCTCTATCATACATCGCTTACTGTATTGCAATCGTATTAGCAATGGTATTTTCTAATAGAATTTCATCAAAGTCTATTCTTGGCATAGCTGGATTATCATCGATAATTGGTTTAGGGATTATCTCAATCTCGTTTAACCCGGCCGTACTAAGTCTAGGCATATTTTTGGCAGGACTAAGTACGGGTTTTTCATCCCCACCATACGCTAATATTGTTGACTTGAATGTAGAAACAAGATTACAGAATCAAACTAATTCTTGGATAAACTCTGGTACCAGTATTGGCACAGCATTTACTGGTGCAGTCGCCATCTTTATGACAGATAGCTGGAGAGAAACGTATTTTATATTTATGGTAATTGCTACATTTGTATTAATTGCTAATTACAAAGTCCTGCCAAAGAATCAACCTTTAAAAGAAAACGTAATAGTTGGTTTCTCGAAAGAAGAGGTCAGAAGAGCCATACCGTTAATTCTGGCTTCTTTATTGTTAGGAATATCCTGTTCAGCCTATTGGACATTTTCAAGAGACTTTATGTTTCAGATAGAGAATGTTCCTTTATACCTCGGAGAGTGGTTCTGGGTAATTATTGGAATAGCAGGGTTATTAGGGGGCACTGCTGGTGTATTTGTAAATAAATATGGTTTAATGCCTGCATACAGGATTTCTGTATTAGCGCTTTCAACCTCGTCTCTTCTATTAGGGACATTTGTAGATTATATTATAATAGGGTGGCTATCACCAGCCCTTTTTGGTAGTTCGTATATTTTTATGACGGGTGTTTTAATCATATGGGGGATTTCCGTGTTTAAATCAAACCCATCATTTGGCCTAGGTATACCTTTCTTAATACTAGCACTTGGTCAAGCAATAGGGGCCATTGTCTCCGGGGTAATCGCAGATTTATCGGGGTATCATGCTCTATTTACAGGAGCTTCTATAATGGGGTATGTAGCTTTAGTATTCAAACACAAAAATACAGAGATATAGGGAGTTCTTTTGCAGCGGCTATAAAAAGACGAAAAATGATAGTGAGATAGTTTAGAAAATGAATTTAGTAATTTAAATAGTATTGTTATAAAACTGCACTAATATCTATTGGCATTAACTTTACGTAAGTGGGTACTATTAAAGCACAGTATATAAATATGGATTAAAGGTAGGGGGTGAACAGATGAGCAGAGCAAGTAAAATACACAAGAATGAGGAATCTAAAATTTGCCCGGAATGTGGCGCTCCCAAGGTAAATGGCATGGATTGTTGGGAGCAACTTGGGGGAGTATTAGCATGGGAAGCCGATGACCCTGAACTTCTTGCTGAGCATTTTAAGACAGTTGCTTCGTATAATCTACAGCACCCTTCACAATTCACAGACAGGATACTTGCAGACTTACGGGCTGTTTTTATTGAACATTTGGATAATGGGCTGCCTATTATGGAAATGAGAAAGCGATTAGGGAAAATAAGTGGAGGCAAAAATCGAGTACTTAAGGATAAGTCGGAAAGACATCCAGTTCAACATGATTGGAAAATGACGATATCAGATGTATATATACCAAATCATCCAGAAAATGCTGCCCAGCGGGTAAGGGAGTGGGCGGCGGTTATACGTCAAGAGCTTTAATTAGTATTATATTAATGTTGATAAAATTAATAGTTTAGAATTACATACTGATGGAGAATCAATTGACAGTCTAAAAGGTGCGATTGACATAGATATTTCTGTTACTCCTTTTTCTAACTCTTTACCTATTAATAGAATTAATTGGAGTATTAACTAGATAGAACACTTTCATATGGTCTATATATCAATTCCAACTTTAGAATCAAAAAAAGTACCTCAATCTTATCAATACATCCGTAAGGAAGGTGAATTAAGATATTTCAAATACCGTTGTTATGATTATGAAACAATCATTTGTATCGATTCAAATGGTTTAGTTGTTGATTATCCAAATACTTTATAATGTTTAATTTGTGATAAAATTCACTTAAAGTAAAGAGAGTATCTTCAAGAATGATTAGGAACCTTATTTATTGAACGAGCAGTTAGTACATTAGGTATATTAAAAGTAGGGTGGGAATTGTTTGGGAGATAAAATACTAAATTTATTGAATGAAATTCCGAAAATTGAACAAGGTCAAAAGGTTGTTCTTGGAATAGATGGATTAAGTCGTTCTGGTAAGACAACATTTGTGAGAAATATTGAACAGCATATGCAAGCAAAAAATATTTTTGTTTGCATATTTCATATAGACGATTACATTGTTGAGAGAGCGTTATAACACTGGTTAGGAAGAGTGGTATGAGTATTATAATTTGCAATGGGATGTAGAATGGCTAAAAGAGAATTTATTCAAAAGACTAAAGAAGACTAATAAACTCTACTTACAAACTTATGATTATACTTCTGATACACAACAACCACAGACAGTCAAAATACCTAATACTTGTCTAATTATAATTGAAGGAGTATTTTTACAAAGAAAAGAGTGGAGACATTTCTACGATTTTATGATTTATTTGGAGTGTTCAAGAGAAAAGAGATTTAATCGTGAAAGTAATGTAACACAGAAAAACATTGGGAAGTTTGAAAAGAGATACTGGAAGGCTGAAGTCCATTATTTGCAAACAATTTCACCGATGGAACAGGCAGATTTAGTTATACAGAATTAATCTAACATAATTTACTTGTGAAGGATTACACTTAAATTAAAGGGTGCAAATGTTTAACAAAAGGATCGACAATAGGGCGATATTTTAGGGTTATTGGAATTTTGTGTTAAAATAAAATGTGAATCTGTGATCTTAAAGTAAACTAGCTAATAGTTTGTCAATATTTTTCAATGAAAAATTTAAAAAAGGCATTACTAAAAGAGCACACTAAATAACCTTCCGCCAATTTCAGAAATGATCGTTGCAGCGATCTTTTCACCGATACCAGGGATAGATTTGATAATATGATATTCTTCAATATCTCTAGCGAGAGTGTCTATCTCTGTCTCTAACTTGGATAGATGCTCTTTATATTGAAGAATGATTTTAACATATATACCGAGACTCAAAATATGACCTTGATAAACGACCTTCTCAAAAGGATTGCGAGCTGCCGCAGCTTTAAGCTTTTGAGCTTTTTCAGCTGCCCACGTTATTGATCGACTTTTACAAAGTCCATGAATCGTCTCACTAATTATCTCTTCACTGGTTTTCAAAATATCTTCAGATGAAGGAAACCTTTGAAGAGTTAAGAGTGAAACCACTGAATATAAATCCCCAAAAACCCCTTTATACTCAGGAAATACTTGTTCAAGCACTGCCTGGAATTGAAGCTTTGTTTGCATCGCAACCCAGTAATATTATCATGTTGTCTCGTGAGATTACGGAGGTTTAAAGGTTGAACCCCACGTTTTTTATAAGGCTCTAATTCTTCTTTGTAGAACAGCTCACAAAGCAGATATGCATTAATGGCATCCGTTTTAACTTTCCTCAAGCTCGAACTCCTGGCTTTGTATGAAATTAAAGGATTAATGATAATTAATAGATAACCACGTTCCTCTAGGTAATGAACAACAGGAGTTTGATAGTGTCCAGTCGCCTCTAATATGATAGGTGGCTTCTTACCAGACTCTTTCTTTACATCCTCAAGAAATTCTACCAGTGAATGAAGTCCTTCAAGTGTATGTGAAACTTTGAAACTCTTACGAAACGCTTTCCCCTTGTCCAAGAATGCTTGAACTTGAATTTCCCCTTTTGAGTCATCCAGACCAACGACTGGATTCATCTTGCATCTCCTCCGAATATCTTTATTTGCCAGTAACCCCTAATGCCTAATGTAGTATCACAGCTTCGCTTGTTATACGAGATCTAAGTCCCAACCAGACCTCAAACATGCTTCTACAAGTAGGGGACGAACGGTTTAGTTGACGGAATCAATGTCCCACGGGCAGTTACGTTCTACCCTGGCTACTGTTATAATAAGACCATATAAAAAAAGGTCAACCAGAAATATTTAGCATTCTGGCTAA includes:
- a CDS encoding TetR/AcrR family transcriptional regulator, whose protein sequence is MKKSQKKESILNTAEKLFYQHGFHAIGVKSILEQAGVAPMTMYYHFNSKEDLIKEILVRREDQYLQLIEDNVKREDGINSYIKSLIKIHLDWIESDSFNGCLFLRAKQEYQGVNEEISSLSREHKKTLLNIIEHDLKLIHVPKSLGIQLLIILEGLTSIAQIQPIDEVKEAANGLIKSIYDAWK
- a CDS encoding MFS transporter, with the protein product MYEKKLIVVGLPMIAVTYGLSRFSYGLMLPYINKTMNMAQSTIGVVSSLSYIAYCIAIVLAMVFSNRISSKSILGIAGLSSIIGLGIISISFNPAVLSLGIFLAGLSTGFSSPPYANIVDLNVETRLQNQTNSWINSGTSIGTAFTGAVAIFMTDSWRETYFIFMVIATFVLIANYKVLPKNQPLKENVIVGFSKEEVRRAIPLILASLLLGISCSAYWTFSRDFMFQIENVPLYLGEWFWVIIGIAGLLGGTAGVFVNKYGLMPAYRISVLALSTSSLLLGTFVDYIIIGWLSPALFGSSYIFMTGVLIIWGISVFKSNPSFGLGIPFLILALGQAIGAIVSGVIADLSGYHALFTGASIMGYVALVFKHKNTEI
- a CDS encoding DUF5946 family protein, which produces MSRASKIHKNEESKICPECGAPKVNGMDCWEQLGGVLAWEADDPELLAEHFKTVASYNLQHPSQFTDRILADLRAVFIEHLDNGLPIMEMRKRLGKISGGKNRVLKDKSERHPVQHDWKMTISDVYIPNHPENAAQRVREWAAVIRQEL